From Cricetulus griseus strain 17A/GY chromosome 1 unlocalized genomic scaffold, alternate assembly CriGri-PICRH-1.0 chr1_0, whole genome shotgun sequence, a single genomic window includes:
- the Rps3a gene encoding 40S ribosomal protein S3a isoform X2: MAVGKNKRLTKGGKKGAKKKVVDPFSKKDWYDVKAPAMFNIRNIGKTLVTRTQGTKIASDGLKGRVFEVSLADLQNDEVAFRKFKLITEDVQGKNCLTNFHGMDLTRDKMCSMVKKWQTMIEAHVDVKTTDGYLLRLFCVGFTKKRNNQIRKTSYAQHQQVRQIRKKMMEIMTREVQTNDLKEVVNKLIPDSIGKDIEKACQSIYPLHDVFVRKVKMLKKPKFELGKLMELHGEGGSSGKTTGDETGAKVERADGYEPPVQESV, from the exons ATGGCGGTCGGCAAGAATAAGCGCCTGACGAAAGGCGGCAAGAAGGGCGCCAAGAAGAAAGT GGTTGATCCATTTTCGAAGAAAGACTGGTATGACGTGAAAGCGCCTGCGATGTTCAATATTAGAAACATTGGGAAAACACTAGTCACGAGGACTCAAGGAACCA AAATTGCATCTGATGGCCTCAAGGGTCGTGTGTTTGAAGTGAGCCTTGCTGATCTGCAGAATGACGAAGTTGCATTTAGAAAATTCAAGCTAATTACTGAGGATGTTCAGGGCAAAAACTGTCTGACTAACTTCCATGGCATGGATCTTACCCGGGACAAGATGTGCTCCATGGTCAAAAAGTGGCAG ACTATGATTGAAGCCCATGTGGATGTCAAGACGACTGATGGTTATTTGCTCCGTCTGTTCTGTGTTGGTTTTACTAAAAAACGCAACAACCAGATACGCAAGACCTCCTATGCACAGCACCAGCAGGTCCGCCAGATCCGCAAGAAGATGATGGAAATCATGACCCGAGAAGTACAGACAAATGACTTGAAGGAAGTGGTTAATAAGTT GATTCCAGACAGCATTGGGAAAGACATAGAAAAGGCTTGCCAGTCCATTTATCCTCTTCATGATGTCTTCgttagaaaagtaaaaatgctgAAGAAACCCAAGTTTGAAT TGGGAAAACTCATGGAGCTCCATGGTGAAGGAGGTAGTTCTGGAAAAACTACTGGTGATGAGACAGGTGCTAAAGTTGAACGAGCTGATGGATATGAACCACCAGTCCAAGAATCTGTTTAA